From Polaribacter butkevichii, a single genomic window includes:
- a CDS encoding DHH family phosphoesterase — protein MNIYQQIEAEIKAASNIVITAHKSADGDSIGSSLGLLYFIEKLGKKAVVCHPDKAPDFLDWLDTSLILLMEENPEEVTTQMQKADLIFCLDYNATNRVGPEMQVLLEAATCKKIMIDHHLNPEEFPTITVSETTASSTSQLIVDLIEESGHLELLDEKIGTPLYLGILTDTGSFRFNSVKPRTHEVLAKILAAGVEHHLIHEKLSDNNTETRLRLQGYAMSEKLEILYDYNVAIISLSKEELAKYQYKKGDTDSLANLVLSIKGMKAAIVFTERDGIMKISFRSKGAENPVNMFAKEHFNGGGHANAAGGMSDLTVDETLEKLKGLIPEYFKK, from the coding sequence ATGAATATTTACCAACAAATAGAAGCAGAAATTAAAGCTGCATCAAACATCGTTATTACAGCACACAAATCTGCAGATGGAGACTCTATAGGTTCTTCTTTAGGTTTGCTTTATTTTATAGAAAAGTTAGGAAAGAAAGCGGTTGTTTGTCACCCAGATAAAGCACCCGATTTTTTAGATTGGTTAGATACTTCGTTGATTCTTTTAATGGAAGAAAATCCGGAGGAAGTTACAACACAAATGCAAAAAGCAGATTTAATTTTCTGTTTAGATTACAATGCAACCAATAGAGTAGGGCCAGAAATGCAAGTTTTGTTAGAAGCAGCAACTTGTAAGAAAATAATGATAGATCATCATTTAAATCCAGAAGAATTTCCTACAATCACGGTTTCTGAAACTACAGCATCTTCAACATCACAATTAATTGTAGATTTAATAGAAGAGTCTGGTCATTTAGAGTTGTTAGATGAAAAAATAGGAACCCCTTTATATTTAGGAATTTTAACAGATACAGGTAGTTTTAGATTCAATTCTGTAAAACCAAGAACACACGAGGTTTTAGCTAAAATATTAGCAGCAGGCGTAGAACATCATTTAATTCACGAAAAATTAAGTGACAATAATACAGAAACTCGTTTGCGTTTACAAGGATATGCAATGAGTGAGAAATTAGAAATTTTATACGATTATAATGTGGCAATTATTTCTTTATCTAAAGAAGAATTGGCAAAATATCAGTATAAAAAAGGAGATACAGATAGTTTGGCAAACTTGGTTTTATCAATAAAAGGAATGAAAGCTGCTATTGTATTTACAGAAAGAGATGGAATAATGAAAATTTCTTTTCGATCTAAGGGTGCTGAAAACCCGGTAAATATGTTCGCAAAAGAGCATTTTAATGGAGGTGGACATGCAAATGCTGCTGGTGGTATGAGTGATTTAACTGTAGATGAAACTTTAGAAAAATTAAAAGGATTGATTCCTGAATATTTTAAGAAATAA
- a CDS encoding leucine-rich repeat domain-containing protein — protein sequence MNKVLIYIVFVVLLQSCNTYKRSFGTTFTTIETENYKTLYRLDLSNQFLKVAPEKLNKLTELRMLNLAGNISLNLKETFSEIPNPEKLEVLILDSLDLKSIPKSIVRFKNLKHLSLNKNPNINLEETLELLGSLPIEFLNLQHNNLEKLPINITEIKTISSLNLSYNQLGTSTKFTTLSKLPKLRSLWLTENNIKKLSNEIGTITSLNNLYLEHNHLVGLPKTMENLKKIRVLHAGYNKFKELPKELIKMPSLMLLHINNCEISTISEVFSTAKYSLNSIILDNNSLSNSDKIKWRKVFKGFFIASF from the coding sequence ATGAATAAGGTTTTAATATATATTGTATTCGTCGTTTTATTACAAAGTTGTAATACGTACAAACGCTCTTTCGGAACGACTTTTACAACCATAGAAACAGAAAATTATAAAACTTTATATCGTTTAGATCTAAGCAATCAGTTTTTAAAAGTTGCACCAGAAAAACTAAATAAACTTACAGAGTTAAGAATGCTAAATCTTGCAGGAAACATTTCGTTAAACTTAAAAGAAACTTTTAGTGAAATTCCGAATCCAGAAAAATTAGAAGTCCTTATTTTAGATAGTTTAGATTTAAAAAGTATACCAAAATCAATTGTACGATTTAAGAATTTAAAACATTTATCATTAAATAAGAATCCGAATATTAATTTGGAAGAAACGTTGGAATTATTAGGTTCTTTACCAATTGAATTCTTGAATTTACAACACAATAATTTAGAAAAGTTACCAATTAATATTACTGAAATCAAGACGATTTCTAGTCTTAATTTATCTTACAATCAACTAGGTACTTCAACTAAGTTTACAACTTTATCAAAATTGCCAAAATTGCGTTCTTTGTGGTTAACCGAGAATAATATCAAAAAATTATCCAATGAAATTGGAACAATAACATCTTTAAATAATTTGTATTTAGAGCATAATCATTTAGTCGGATTGCCTAAAACAATGGAAAACCTAAAAAAAATAAGGGTACTTCATGCAGGTTATAATAAGTTTAAGGAGTTGCCAAAAGAGCTTATTAAAATGCCTAGTTTAATGCTTTTACATATTAATAATTGCGAAATTTCTACTATTTCAGAAGTTTTTTCTACTGCCAAATATTCTTTAAATAGTATCATTTTAGACAATAATTCACTTTCAAATTCTGATAAAATAAAGTGGAGAAAAGTTTTTAAAGGCTTTTTTATTGCTTCTTTTTAG
- a CDS encoding nuclear transport factor 2 family protein — translation MDNKEVIKKFYTSFSNGNVTGMLECYHKDIVFKDAVFGRLEGDRAFKMWEMLLSQKKQDTIINFSNIEATAESGKANWVAEYLYGDKKRKVVNRVSADFKFKDGKIIQHFDTFDLWSWTKQAMGLPGYLMGWTSFMRNKIQQTTNNRLDIFIKK, via the coding sequence ATGGATAATAAGGAAGTAATAAAGAAGTTTTACACGTCATTTTCTAATGGAAATGTAACAGGAATGCTAGAATGTTATCATAAAGATATTGTCTTTAAAGATGCTGTATTTGGTAGGTTAGAAGGAGATAGAGCTTTTAAAATGTGGGAAATGCTACTTTCTCAGAAAAAACAAGATACTATTATTAACTTTAGTAATATAGAAGCAACTGCAGAAAGCGGAAAAGCAAATTGGGTTGCAGAATATCTTTATGGAGACAAGAAAAGAAAAGTGGTTAATAGAGTTTCTGCGGATTTTAAATTTAAGGATGGTAAAATTATACAACATTTTGACACTTTTGATTTATGGTCTTGGACAAAGCAAGCAATGGGACTTCCTGGTTATTTAATGGGATGGACCTCTTTTATGAGAAATAAAATTCAGCAAACTACCAACAACCGATTAGATATTTTTATAAAAAAATAA